One Natator depressus isolate rNatDep1 chromosome 6, rNatDep2.hap1, whole genome shotgun sequence DNA window includes the following coding sequences:
- the FLRT2 gene encoding leucine-rich repeat transmembrane protein FLRT2 — MGLWTRMWSKDWAAFLKSWLIISLGLCMQVSKTLACPNVCRCDRNFVYCNERSLTSVPLGIPEGVTVLYLHNNQINNAGFPAELHNVQSVHTVYLYGNQLDEFPMNLPKNVRVLHLQENNIQTISRAALAQLLKLEELHLDDNSISTVGVEDGAFREAVSLKLLFLSKNHLSSVPVGLPVDLQELRVDENRIAIISDMAFQNLTSLERLIVDGNLLTNKGIAEGTFSHLTKLKEFSIVRNSLSYPPPDLPGTHLLRLYLQDNQITHIPLSAFSNLHKLERLDISNNQLRMLVKGVFDNLHNLKQLTARNNPWLCDCSIKWVTEWLKFIPPSINVRGFMCQGPEQVRGMAVRELNMNMLSCPTTTPGLPLITPAAAATLPTTLVPTSSVPTPSDKYSPLPPTTSTLPTVPDREGGEMVTPPISERIQLSIHFVNDTCIQVNWLSLFTVMAYKLTWVKMGHSLVGGIVQERIVSGEKQHVSLVNLEPKSTYRICLVPLDAFNNYRAGEDTVCSEATTKASHLNNGSNTASSHEQTTSQNMGSPFLLAGLIGGAVIFVLVVLLSIFCWHMHKKGRYTSQKWKYNRGRRKDDYCEAGTKKDNSILEMTETSFQIVSLNNDQLLKGDFRLQPIYTPNGGINYTDCHIPNNMRYCNSSVSDLDHCHT, encoded by the coding sequence ATGGGCCTGTGGACGAGAATGTGGTCCAAAGATTGGGCTGCTTTCCTGAAATCCTGGCTCATAATTTCCCTGGGGCTCTGCATGCAGGTCTCCAAAACTTTGGCCTGTCCAAATGTGTGCCGCTGTGACCGAAACTTTGTCTACTGTAATGAGCGAAGCTTGACCTCAGTGCCTCTTGGGATACCGGAGGGTGTAACCGTACTCTACCTCCACAATAACCAAATTAATAATGCTGGCTTCCCTGCAGAGCTGCACAATGTCCAGTCTGTGCACACAGTCTACCTGTATGGTAACCAATTGGATGAGTTTCCCATGAACCTGCCCAAGAATGTCAGGGTTCTCCACCTGCAGGAAAACAACATTCAAACCATTTCTCGGGCTGCCCTGGCCCAGCTACTGAAGCTGGAAGAGCTGCACCTAGATGACAACTCCATCTCTACTGTAGGGGTTGAGGATGGAGCATTTCGGGAAGCTGTCAGCCTCAAGCTTCTGTTCTTGTCTAAGAATCATTTGAGCAGTGTACCAGTTGGCCTTCCAGTGGACTTACAAGAATTACGAGTTGATGAAAACCGAATTGCCATAATTTCAGACATGGCCTTCCAGAATCTCACGAGCTTGGAACGTCTTATTGTGGATGGCAATCTCCTTACAAATAAAGGTATAGCTGAGGGTACCTTCAGCCATCTGACCAAGCTCAAGGAATTCTCAATAGTACGGAATTCACTATCCTATCCTCCCCCTGATCTTCCAGGTACACATCTGCTGAGGCTCTATCTGCAGGACAACCAGATAACCCACATACCACTTTCAGCCTTTTCAAACCTCCACAAGCTGGAGCGGCTTGATATTTCCAACAATCAGCTCCGGATGCTGGTGAAAGGGGTCTTTGATAACCTCCACAACCTGAAGCAGCTCACTGCGCGGAATAATCCCTGGTTATGTGACTGCAGTATTAAATGGGTCACTGAATGGCTCAAATTTATTCCCCCATCCATCAATGTCCGGGGTTTTATGTGCCAGGGACCAGAACAGGTCCGAGGTATGGCTGTCAGGGAGCTCAACATGAATATGTTGTCATGCCCCaccaccactcctggtctgccacTTATCACCCCAGCCGCTGCTGCCACCTTGCCAACTACACTGGTTCCCACTTCATCAGTTCCAACTCCAAGTGATAAATACAGTCCTCTCCCACCCACCACATCCACACTCCCCACTGTGCCTGACAGGGAGGGTGGAGAAATGGTGACACCTCCCATTTCCGAACGGATCCAACTCTCCATCCATTTTGTGAATGACACTTGCATCCAGGTCAACTGGCTGTCCCTTTTTACCGTGATGGCATACAAACTCACATGGGTTAAAATGGGCCACAGCCTGGTAGGGGGCATTGTTCAAGAACGGATAGTAAGTGGTGAGAAACAACATGTAAGCTTGGTGAATCTCGAACCCAAATCCACTTATCGGATTTGTTTGGTTCCACTGGATGCTTTTAATAATTACCGAGCTGGAGAAGACACTGTCTGTTCAGAAGCCACAACCAAGGCTTCCCACTTAAACAATGGCAGCAACACAGCCTCCAGCCATGAGCAGACGACTTCTCAGAATATGGGCTCCCCCTTTTTGCTGGCAGGCTTGATTGGGGGTGCAGTGATATTTGTGCTCGTGGTCCTGCTCAGCATCTTTTGCTGGCACATGCATAAAAAGGGGCGCTACACCTCCCAGAAGTGGAAATACAACCGGGGCCGGCGGAAAGATGACTATTGCGAGGCGGGGACCAAGAAGGACAACTCCATCCTGGAGATGACGGAAACCAGCTTCCAGATTGTCTCCTTAAATAACGATCAGCTCCTTAAAGGAGATTTCAGACTGCAGCCCATTTATACCCCAAACGGGGGAATTAACTACACAGACTGCCACATCCCCAACAACATGCGATACTGCAACAGCAGTGTCTCAGATCTGGACCACTGTCATACGTGA